One genomic region from Zea mays cultivar B73 unplaced genomic scaffold, Zm-B73-REFERENCE-NAM-5.0 scaffold_579, whole genome shotgun sequence encodes:
- the LOC118475692 gene encoding probable cytochrome c biosynthesis protein produces the protein MMGITKQKLGNEHEMSINEFSHYLLFPGLFVAFTYNKKQPPAFGAAPAFWCILLSFLGLSFRHIPNNLSNYNVLTANAPFFYQISGTWSNHEGSIFSWCWIPSFYGFLFCYRYRGRPQSHNVSKRRGYRETFIFSFVSNFVKNSILSLQQKSGAAPQLYTPFVRRTLVDSELRSQSKRPFNGPALFNAPLDPVLKMSFALLGAGRSRGSREGKRTNLLLHLARDEKERASSIDEQQIDGALGIALFFSPFLSASSDPFVRNFFVRTEPLAESNPVPQDPISAIHPPCIYAGDVASAMGFGLCRSKMMNGIVALHSPPMRKDAAEKNGTLLRSAGCVGSHIRSSLFTRSFKHFVGGAPALLLRSNRSLLRRRFFAFSSLWTGALMDTGREQAKRVVVRNGKKDTTTSPLCWTAGANTVVSDQDQEPIRIWILTCWLFLTVGISPGSWWAHHELGRGGWWFRDPVENASFMPRVLATALIHSVILPLLHYWTSLLNILTLPCCVSGTFSIRSGLLAPVHSSATDDTRGRFLWRFFLLITGISMTLFYQMKQVRRTYKKEMVVARSTLVHLRHPARAQPRPVMLWKNLASCWAGYSEPATGWLPDFVPSVALRKSLWRGAAGYF, from the coding sequence ATGATGGGAATAACTAAGCAGAAATTAGGAAATGAGCACGAAATGTCTATAAATGAATTTTCTCATTATTTGTTATTTCCGGGTCTTTTCGTTGCATTCACTTACAACAAGAAACAACCACCAGCGTTTGGTGCAGCACCTGCATTTTGGTGCATTCTTCTTTCTTTCCTTGGTCTTTCGTTCCGTCATATTCCAAATAACTTATCTAATTACAACGTATTAACCGCTAATGCACCTTTTTTTTATCAAATCTCAGGGACATGGTCTAATCATGAGGGTAGTATTTTCTCATGGTGTTGGATCCCAAGTTTTTATGGATTCCTTTTTTGTTACCGGTACCGGGGTCGACCCCAAAGCCATAATGTCTCAAAACGCAGAGGCTATAGAGAAACTTTTATTTTTTCCTTTGTCTCGAACTTCGTGAAGAACTCCATTCTATCTCTCCAACAAAAAAGTGGAGCTGCGCCCCAGTTGTACACTCCCTTCGTTCGGAGAACCCTTGTTGATTCTGAACTTCGTTCGCAAAGTAAGCGTCCTTTTAACGGGCCAGCCCTTTTTAATGCGCCGCTTGACCCAGTTTTGAAAATGAGCTTTGCTCTTCTGGGCGCTGGGCGCTCCCGTGGTTCGCGAGAAGGAAAAAGGACTAATCTTTTGTTACATCTGGCACGAGATGAAAAAGAGAGAGCTTCGTCTATCGATGAACAGCAGATTGACGGAGCTCTTGGCATTGCTTTGTTTTTCTCTCCTTTCCTATCAGCGAGTTCCGATCCTTTTGTTCGAAATTTCTTCGTTCGTACCGAACCGCTTGCAGAATCAAATCCTGTTCCACAAGATCCTATATCAGCTATACATCCTCCTTGCATTTATGCCGGAGACGTCGCCAGTGCTATGGGCTTTGGGTTATGTAGATCAAAAATGATGAATGGGATTGTGGCACTCCACTCGCCGCCAATGCGGAAGGATGCCGCCGAAAAGAATGGAACGCTGCTTCGCTCTGCTGGATGCGTCGGATCCCATATAAGAAGCTCGCTCTTTACCCGATCATTCAAACATTTTGTGGGCGGCGCGCCTGCTCTATTGTTGCGTAGCAATAGAAGCCTGCTTCGGCGGCGCTTTTTCGCCTTCTCTTCGCTCTGGACAGGAGCGCTAATGGACACGGGGAGGGAGCAGGCGAAGCGTGTTGTCGTTCGTAATGGAAAGAAAGACACCACTACTTCGCCTCTTTGTTGGACCGCCGGCGCGAACACAGTGGTCTCTGACCAGGACCAGGAACCAATTCGAATTTGGATCTTGACATGTTGGTTGTTTTTAACCGTAGGCATCTCGCCAGGAAGTTGGTGGGCTCATCATGAATTAGGTCGGGGTGGCTGGTGGTTTCGGGATCCCGTAGAAAATGCGTCTTTTATGCCTCGGGTATTAGCCACAGCTCTTATTCATTCAGTAATTCTACCCCTTCTTCATTATTGGACCTCGCTTCTGAATATTTTGACTCTTCCATGCTGTGTCTCAGGAACCTTTTCAATACGGTCCGGATTGCTAGCTCCCGTTCATAGTTCTGCTACAGACGATACACGAGGAAGATTTTTATGGCGGTTCTTCCTTCTAATTACAGGCATATCTATGACTCTTTTTTACCAGATGAAGCAGGTCCGTAGAACCTATAAAAAAGAGATGGTTGTGGCGCGAAGTACTCTTGTGCACCTACGTCACCCGGCTCGCGCGCAACCCCGCCCCGTTATGTTATGGAAGAATTTAGCTTCTTGCTGGGCTGGTTATTCCGAGCCAGCAACTGGCTGGCTGCCGGATTTCGTCCCGTCCGTAGCGCTTCGGAAGTCACTCTGGCGTGGCGCTGCTGGATACTTCTGA